The genomic segment GTACAGGATGGGAAAGATGAAGATTTTAAGATTGATGATtatcaaaaagaaattgatagtGATGATTCCTATAGTGACATTCCAGAAACTAGTAACGATGACAATGTAAGactaaattaacattttatatttacttttgttgtacttttatattaataaatatttaatatagacAGAAGATAATCAGAATAATGTAGATAATTGTCAAGAAAATGAATATGTGGGACCAGTTCTTCCTGGAGGCCATAGGTTTGACAGAAAGTTTATCTGTGTTAAATATCCTGGAAACGTTATTAATCCAGATAAAGCTATAGAAACACTAGGTGGCATTCAAAGCATTTCTAcggtattacattattttctcataagGATTATAagatagtaatttttataaaactaataattaacaatCACTCTAATTAATTGTATGTGTGTTAATAGGCAGTAAATACACCAAATCGACGGTTGGAGTTAAGATTTAGACCAgatgatattttttgtaaacCAACTTGTGGCGATAGACATAATACTAATGGTTTCCTGCttagaattagaattaaaaaatctagaATAAAGAAAGCAGAAGAAGCTGAAGCAAAACAGCAAAGGAAATCATCAAAAAGTACTATGAATGTAAATGATCCTTCGATTGGTAACAATGAAAATACTGAAAATAGCGTggataaaatgaatttaccACAGACTAGAGACAGTAAAGGTCAACAAGAACAACTTATGACTGAATTAATCGATCAAGTACAAAGTTGCAGCTTTAGTACTCTCAATGATCCTGTTCCTGGTCCTTCTGATAGAGTGTATTCTGAAAATAACGAGGATTTACTGGACCAATCACTAGATACAAATGAAgtaaatttatcgaagaaCAAAAAGGATATACCACCAACGTttgatcgaaataaatatgaagatCTTTCTGAAGATAACGATTATACATTgccaaaattacaaattttaggTCGAGTTGACACAGAATTTAGATTTACAAGTATGTATGGTTTAAAAtggataaaatcaaatttatgtaacttttttcatatattgGAAATAGAGCTAaagaatacaatatttttcaggTCTTTGTGACTTTCAGTATTTACCTATGACACAAAGTAAGGAAAATCCGAAAAAGTTAGAATGTATATACCACAAGGTTTATCCCAGTAATATACCACATTATTCTTGGTTAAAGAACGACGTCCCTTACTTCTTGCCACCAGCTGCGTTTAGCAGAATGGATACAGTACAGCAATATGTACCAAAGACAGAAGTTAATTCATATCCGGAAAATATAATAGGAAAGtgtcgaaagagaaagataggattttcgaatttcatttatttttcaacatcAGAAGTTCCTTCTAAACCGCCAACAGGCATAGAAACCGCTATGAAAGTTAAATTCATTCAAAGTATACACTTTGAACaaattcgtcaaatttttGAGGAACGACCAATTTGGTCGAAGAacgcaataatatataaaactaaattttctaatgaacgattgaaaattttactacCAGCAGTCgcatattattttgtaactgGTCCATGGAAAATTATGTGGGTGAAATTGGGGTATGATCCAAGGAAAGATATTTCTGCAAGAAAATACCAAACTTTAGATTACAGATTAAAATCTATGCGTAGGTATCTTAAgtattactgttattaatataatatttacactgaaaaattactttacttattttattttattcagatGGTTTGGGCTCTACTGTAAaacgtaaaagaaattactCAGAGtatacattaccttataaatCAACACCAGCTGCAAAACAGAAAACAATTGTACAAGAAAGTGTGATTTCTAGTCAAGAGCAAAGTCCTAAAAAGGAACAGGATTTAAGTGAAGACGTGTATATCTATCGAGAAGGAATAGTACCTCCTTCGAAGCAAATGTTTTATCAGGTTTATTACAATTCTCCgattattgcaaatttttatgattctaTACTTCaagtacaaaatttctttcagtATTGCGATGTTCTTGTAGATGAAATACAAGAAATGTTAGCAAAGTTACCAGATCCTTTACCTGGAATTAGGTGCCATGAAAAAAGAGGCTGGTTACCAGTAGGTTTTGATGCACAGTGtagagaaattattaacaGACAAGTTCGAGCCGTTTTaagaaaacaaatgaatataCCTGAAGATCGTATGTATCAATATTTCTTcgtgtatataattttatactacaatattttatttacagatcCTACATCTTTACCTCGAAAACGTAAATctggaattaaattaaagctTAATAAACTTAGAGctaaacagagaaagaaaaaaaaggattcTGTTTCTAGCATAGAAGAAAGTGAAGGAAAATATGATCAATTTGAAACCAATGTTATTGGAATAGAAAATGAGTAAATTatgttacataattatatatatataagatttggtaaataaatagcattttataaatacctACAAATAAAGTTTATTCATAAATGTACAGAGTTTGTATGCCAAATgtctattaataaatatgtttacatCATTAATTAACTGATActgtaattacaaattaaacagaatgtaaaatataattgatttcttttgaaaaatgagTGCAGGAAAAGTGCAGCGACGAAacacattttaatattcatgaacgcttaataaatacttttaatacatgtataacatgtatatataattagtgTAACAACTTTTGTATTACATTGCAAGAAATAATTAAGTGCCTTTGAAAAATTCTGATCACAGTTcctcaataatatttaaatttatataaattttatattcgatataaaatattccttttttttgtaATCCAAATGAATGCTTTAATGCTGATAGGGAGCTAATtcacataaataatataaaataaaacgttcaACGATTacttttcctttgttttctttttgttttaactCGTGTTTCGTCTAAGCTGCAAGAGAAAGGGATAAAACAGGTGCTGATGACGCGAATTATTCATTCACGAGGCCTTTAAAGGCGTATGTTCGGATTGGTATTGGCCACGTAGTTCAAAAGTTCTTCGGAGTCCTCGCAGACGAATGGTTTCTGGTGATAGCAAGCCACATCGTGCCAGCTGATTCCATCCTTGTAGACGTTGTTTAGGATGGACATGCAGGACTCACTGGTGCCATTTATGTCGAATTCAGCGTTGTCCGGTTGTCTGACCTTCTTGTGTCCAGTTTGAGACCATGGATTGAAGGACCAACCTTCGGGGATTTGATTTGTTGGCGCCATCTTCTTTCTGTTGGCTGACCAGAACCAACCATAGAGGGCTTTGGGTTCGAGATCACGACGATTCTCGCAGCCTTTGAAGTCGCAGAGACGTCCAGATGTCCAGATGTAAGGAACATCgtctatgaaaaaataataatttattaattttcatgaaagaaatgattaatacataactttattatACAGACTATGCAATTCTCTGGTATATGTTTTTTCTGATAGGTAAGGAGCCGTAATCTTTTCCCGGAGGAGACTAATATTTAAGTGAAATCTATACTGtgaaaactaaaaattatggtataatattttgcgaactttttttttatttgcagtTTAAGTATATTCCaagtataatgaaatattgaaaattttgcattatttttctAGAATCTTATAATTTTAGTCATAGATTTACGGCTTTTGTAAAAAAGTActtctttcaaaatttctgcTTAAATTTTCTACAGGTTAGAAAacaacataatttataaaaggtTTCCGCCTTTCTCATCCAAAGGACAACCTTCGAAAAAATAATCGCACTTTAATATCGGTAGAAATGTTAACATAGAGTTTCAGATCATATTACTTCGTGGCAAGGGACATATGCGGTCGAAATGATTGATGCGTTCCGTGATGcaactatgtatgtatataagaaGATGAGATTTCTCAGCCTCAACCCACTTAAAGATCCTTCGTTTTGCCTTGAAGATTCTGTTGTTAACTCGTTAACTCGGAGATTCTAACTTCTCGACAACGAATGGAAATTGTATCTGCACTTGCGAAAGCAATTAGTTGTATGCAAATGAGccacaaataaatttcaacgcgcgcgcgcgcgcgcgcgtgtgtgtgtgcattaaatgaatctttttattgattcaaatatttcatctgTGATAGGATAATTGACCACAACTAATAGATTAATAGATgatcattaaattttctcgatccctctttcttgtttctcaaaatatatgattgaataaaaaaaagggggaacTATTATATGATATTGATGTAATACTTTTTTACAGACATGtttactataaaatttaaatattttgttcttgttttttaaaaatttaaaaaaaaaagaggagaataattttaactaCGGTGAAGttaatttatgcatttatagaaaactttGAAGCACAACAAATATCCAGaatacgtataacatacaaagatatacaaaatagctagaataaaatatttactacaaTATTTAGTCGACGAtacaaatctctatttaaattctgtttctttaaCTATCTCCGCAAGAGAcacgaatttacataaacatacTCAGTCCACATAATAATAAACCTTTATGGTTTGTTGAATAACCAATAGACTCTTTTCGTCCTCGTTCTGTGAAATATCCGTTCGatcaaaatatgtattttcacgACATTGTTCTTGTAATAAGTAACCATAAAACTGATTAGTCTTTCACTTTCTTCAATCGTTAGGAAACACTATGGCCGAAGACGCGATGTTACAAGCCACTTAACGCGAAGTCGGAGAAGCATCGTCTCACGGCAATGGATcatttgtttcgaaatttctatgCTATCTAGCCGGCTAAAGAACGAAAGCTACGCTGggtaataaattgtaaacgaTCCTGACTGCTTCTGTGTTCATTGGTACCGATTTTATCTCCGTGGTTGTAGAACTTTCTAAGCCTGACGCTAAAGAAATGGATTTATTCTTTCTTACGCGTTTCTGCCGAcacgtaaaatttaataactatGTACATACCGTTGTATGAGATTATTATTAGGTATACCTATCGTTTAACTTAACTACCGATTATTGCTCAAATTCGTGTAATTGGCGGTGGTATTCGTTTCTTGAATCCATCCATACTGTTTTAAGGCGAACTATGTTGAAACTCGTTACTGGAtcctataatttatttcgtgcAAGCAATTGTTAATCATTTTTGTCAAAATGATTTAGCTGAACGCGAAAATGAACGAAGTCAAAACGATGGTAGctaaaacaaaaggaaaagtaaaattgTCTGCTCTAAAATAGATCAATTAGCAGGTTCGTTATATGAAAACCACAAGAGAGAACATAAGTACGCGTTTAgctctaaaataaaataaaatgtacgagTTATTTAGGTTTAAGAAGAGTATAAAAAATTCCTTGTTGCTGTACGTGACCTTTTGCCTGAACTTTATCCTAAAGTTTCTctcaaagtattaaaaattttgtttacataaagtataagaattttatttgacacATAAAAGTTCGGAGATCGTAGTAGAAAGGAAAACGTAAGTAcatttgttgattttctgattttaatgtTACTCCGTGACTAGATAATAGGAgtttaatataacaaatttgaaaaggGAAGCAATCTATCAAATGCAGACTCTTTTGGAAATAGCCGATAAGCTAGCACGACCAAACATATTGTTTCATATCTTCAAAGTGTTCGTGAgggtttcaaaattttctaatcgaGTTCGAACCTATtcgtaatatatttgattttatcttCGTTTCAGACGTGACATACGAGAATTGCTGTAATATACTTGAACTTTGCATAGCTTCTTCTTCCTCACGTTCCTGCGAATACGCGTGAAAGGATCAGAAACGttacgaaatgaaaatcaCGCGAAAGAGTgacaacaaagaaaaaaagccagagagaagagaagagaagagaagagaagagaagagaagaattaATAGCAATGCAATTAGGATATATATTGAATCCGTACGAAAGCGAAGGTAAACGCGTTTCGTGTTCACGCGTGAATCGTTCGCGAAACGTGCCTGTGCATCATGCGTTaatgaatcatttttattcttgtaATCGTTGCCTCGAGATTATTCAACTGATTGAATGGAACACCTCGCTATTCCTCATGAATAAATAAGTACAcgtcgatagaaatttttcttctgcgAATCGATCTTGCTCGAATCATAGCGAAAGAAATCTTTTGAAAAGTCGGCTCGAATACGAAGAAATTCCAACTTAGcttcgaaatgaatttttattttatttgtaacgtttcttccttctcttttctctgtaTGAATATTAACGACGTTtcaattgtacatatataggtgtgtatatattgtataataacgtacatataataactatacatatatgtacataattattaaactgCAGATTCATTTATAGGAGATTTAAAGGTGCAGAAatgcatataaatacataaaatacctaaaatataatattcgaagGCGATATTTAGCAAGTAAAACGATTTTTCAaccaaatttcatttcttaaattctatttataaaagtacGAATTTCCACGAATATCCGCAATTTAATAATCGTCAACGATCATGATTTAGAATAGTGGAACACCTGACTTCATCTTTTTATTCTAAGCTTTACCTTACgtcttctattttataaaatatttcaagaatttgtCTTACTTATCTTCTACTCGCCAAGTATCTCAAGAATTAAAACCGCTTACTTTGTTGAATGAGTCTGAAGATTAAGTTGTTCTCGTCTTGAGTTTCCATCGACACAAGGTCCATGCAGTACTCTCTGCAGATGTTCCTAGCGTCTAACCAATCCACCCTCTGGTTTGCGTGAGCCGGAACGTGCCCGCTGTAGAAATAATTGTGCCCTCTGTAGTTGAATTCTCTCGGTCCTGCGAattggaaatagaaaattaatccCCCGAATGAAAGACAAAGGTTCGTGAAGAGATCGGCTTTTATCAATTCTCATCAGATTTTCCCAGGCGACACATAAGTGTGGTAATCTCGTACGATAAATTCTAGCACTTTACGGTATCTCGACGCTTCGTTACGATCCTCTtatcaaaaaacaaaaaaaaaaaaaaagatatgaagAGATGCCAAGAATTTTCTCCATACTTTTTGTTAGTTGTGTTTGATAGATCAAGACTTGACTACATAGAGTTGCGGATTCTTCTTCGAGAAGAaacagaggaagagagagaaaaaaggaaatcgtTCACGATATTCAATTATGTTTGTcgtgtataatgtatataaacaGCGTGGATCTGTAATCGGAGAATGTGATTATCGTCCGGTTAAATGCCaatggttttacaatttttcacgttACACGTTGATTATGCAGGAATGCCTCTCTCGTCCACGATTTACGACGTGCGTCTCATTATGAGAGTCTAACGTTCTGATTGCGAAAGGGTTGCTCGTATTCAACGGTAATATTACAGGCTGTTGCCTATTTCATCTATGTTCTTTCTCGAGTATCATCGATATTCTAATGTTCTTAAATTAACCAATCCGTGATCTCTACGAAAAATAATCAAGGCTTTCCACCAATACAATAACCAAccaactaataatattaatgtgtCGACAAGTCATATTCGGATTTCTTTTCCATAGATTTACGAGTTATCGCGTCTATTGGTAGGCAGATCGACTGTAGTTAACtcgtataatttgtaaaatgtgatgtataattttatcaattttattaccaCGTCTGTCATCGTTTTTCGAAGGAATTTATCATCATCGATTATTTATAACTCGCGACTCGTAAAGTTTTGCTAATCGTGTTACATTACACGCATAGAGCAAGAGGGCTGGGAAACTTCTTCggaaacaattttctcttttttttttttcgcaatTTAAGTATTCGCTTAAGTACATCGTTTATCTTGAATATCACGTAAAATCCTATAATTTAGCTATAAAAGTCGAAGAGCGTTTACCTGAAAAAGTCACTAGACCTCGTCGAATTATTGCCAAGACTAATATCCTAAATCCTAGCTATTAAAATCGATTATGTCAGAACCTGTTATTTCAGAAGTTGCAGACACACCATAGACCAGTGcgtatgtgttattacgtatttactACGCGTTTCATCGCCTGTAACGCTGCAAGGAGAGGCATGATCGATGCGCGTGAACACGGCTCCTCTTCACCGACGTGTAATCCTGTGTAATCTCATTGTTGCAAAAATAGCCGTTGAACGAGAAGAACGAAAgggaaagataagaaaaaaaaaaaaagaagaattaactTAAATTGCATGTTCCTTCTGACATATcacggaaaagaaaaatctcacGGTGAATGTCATGTGGCTAGTTTCTACTGAATGATTCCCAAGCAGGAATCAATCGGTTGTTACATTGGGAATCGAGGCTACGACGCGTTCCCCTTTCAGAAACGAACGATGATTCTAATACCTCCGTTAGAATGTCGATTGCCTTAACGTCAAAATGGTGTTGCGAGTTTCGACAAGAAGTTTCTACAAGGAGATCATGATCATCAGTGACGTCGACGAGGATAGTCAAATAAAC from the Bombus pyrosoma isolate SC7728 linkage group LG11, ASM1482585v1, whole genome shotgun sequence genome contains:
- the LOC122573178 gene encoding general transcription factor 3C polypeptide 5, coding for MSMSSDISGENLEVQDGKDEDFKIDDYQKEIDSDDSYSDIPETSNDDNTEDNQNNVDNCQENEYVGPVLPGGHRFDRKFICVKYPGNVINPDKAIETLGGIQSISTAVNTPNRRLELRFRPDDIFCKPTCGDRHNTNGFLLRIRIKKSRIKKAEEAEAKQQRKSSKSTMNVNDPSIGNNENTENSVDKMNLPQTRDSKGQQEQLMTELIDQVQSCSFSTLNDPVPGPSDRVYSENNEDLLDQSLDTNEVNLSKNKKDIPPTFDRNKYEDLSEDNDYTLPKLQILGRVDTEFRFTSLCDFQYLPMTQSKENPKKLECIYHKVYPSNIPHYSWLKNDVPYFLPPAAFSRMDTVQQYVPKTEVNSYPENIIGKCRKRKIGFSNFIYFSTSEVPSKPPTGIETAMKVKFIQSIHFEQIRQIFEERPIWSKNAIIYKTKFSNERLKILLPAVAYYFVTGPWKIMWVKLGYDPRKDISARKYQTLDYRLKSMHGLGSTVKRKRNYSEYTLPYKSTPAAKQKTIVQESVISSQEQSPKKEQDLSEDVYIYREGIVPPSKQMFYQYCDVLVDEIQEMLAKLPDPLPGIRCHEKRGWLPVGFDAQCREIINRQVRAVLRKQMNIPEDHPTSLPRKRKSGIKLKLNKLRAKQRKKKKDSVSSIEESEGKYDQFETNVIGIENE
- the LOC122573181 gene encoding uncharacterized protein LOC122573181, translating into MMLAPLAVLFFAALVYAQPAINEIRPQSNRPGRFLSLPVPQKCANRPREFNYRGHNYFYSGHVPAHANQRVDWLDARNICREYCMDLVSMETQDENNLIFRLIQQNDVPYIWTSGRLCDFKGCENRRDLEPKALYGWFWSANRKKMAPTNQIPEGWSFNPWSQTGHKKVRQPDNAEFDINGTSESCMSILNNVYKDGISWHDVACYHQKPFVCEDSEELLNYVANTNPNIRL